The Syngnathus acus chromosome 12, fSynAcu1.2, whole genome shotgun sequence genome contains the following window.
CATGAAACTCTGGTCTGACCCCCCCCAGCAAATAAGCCGCTGGTAAATAGCCTTATCCATTCTGCTAGTGATCCGACAAGCCTGCCATGAGAGGGCCGTGTGATGTCAAGTGGCTGGCTGGcaaggacacacacatacatacacacacgtcaCCAGCAGGTCTTTGTGTAACGTTGGAGATAAgtcaacgcacacacacagacacgagGCAACCACCCCCACCTTTCTCTCTTGCCTGTCGCCTTCATACAAAGGTAGCCAGAGGGAGGTATTTGTCATTTGcccagatgtttttttccaaggtCCTTTATCCCGAGCAGTCAATCATACACGCGCTGAATTGTCCCTAATGCGATGTCCTTTCGGACCAATGGGCTCTGTCTTTTTGAGATACGAGCGATTGCACGCGTGTTGAAGGTCGGTCAAGGTGAGATGGAGGAAAAAATTGGTGACACGGGGAggatacaaatatatattaagGGCTGTAATATGAGCGCCGTTGCTCTTGGGTAATACGGTCTGATGAATGCCAGCGCAGACTTGCACGCTTTGTCACCGGCTGGATGTTCTTTGTTCTTGGCCATGCTGGTTCCTAATTAGTGGAGTCCATACCAGGTGATGAAATCTTGCGTAATGGCTTCATAATAATGTATGTGCTGGCGTGCATGTGTGGAGATGCTTGACACAAATGGAAAGCAATGCTGAGTAGATTTGAGATTGAAACGCCGTATATTTCTTTCAttctagatttttttaatattatgctgatttaatatattattttatatgattgtatatttatattttttatttatatttcttatattattttatattctttttttaatattatgcACTgattcacaatttttttttaataaataatacccCAAAGACATAAATTAGCCAAGAGATTTATATTGAGAGatttaatatattattatatatttatattttatattattgcatatttatatttttcatttatatttcttatattattttatatattttttcttaatattACGCACTGatccactattttttttaaataatacccCAAAGACATAAATTAGTCAAGAGACAAAGAACCATGACATTACTGGTGCtcacaaaatgaacaaaagctACGCATGAAGGTGTTTTGCAGACTTTCCTGGCAGTTTGCGATTGTAGGTCGCGCACGGCACATTTGGAGCTTGGCGGAGCTTTCAGCCGTGTACTTTAATAAAGACTTGCTGCCTGTGCACCGATTCGTCTCTCTTAATAATTGTTTTGGGGATTCTGTACGGTAACCTCTGTAATGTGTTCTAGGAGAATTATTAGAGAAGCTTCATGATAAAGATAAatcataaatatgcacctAACGATTTTATAAAGGGCAACAGGAATTGGGTGTTTTTATCCCTTGCTTAATTTTTGGACGGCTTCCAATTGTTTGTTGTTAGTGTGGGTATGATTTAACTTCCTTCAGCCCTTACTAGTGCTGTAGGTCACTTCGATGATTGCATCTGACGTGGAATCGATTTCCACTCAATGCACTTTTCTCAATCACCTTGTAATTGACTTGTGAGCAGCCTCGGGTGTAGCCCACCTATTACCCGACGTCCGTTGGGATGGGGGTCTAGCTCCCCGGTCGACCCGAACAGGGAGCTAGATAAGTGGAATATAAaacggacggatggattttTACTAGCTTCACTTATTGAGGTTCATCCATTGTAAAAGCGACAACCAGCTCAACTGACTCTACTCCAAGTGAGCGAGATGTTAACCCTCAATAGAAGGAGTagataaaatgtcatttccctATATATTCATTTCCATATACATtttgacatatatatatatatatatacgtatatatatatatatatttcattttattatttcagttttaataatttataaaataataattttaacatcaatattttactattattttatttttttaattttaatataattttattatataatCTTCCTATCAGCATTTAAAGCATCAGGACTACGTTCTATGCAAATTTCCGAGATTAGATCCTCACTCCACCAAAGTGGACACTCTCCATCACGCCTCGTCTGCTTCCGAGATTTCTGTCAATTAAGAAGGAAAGCACATTGTAGCCTACAGTTTGAATTTGTAATCACAGGCTTGCCTCCAGTGCTGCGGAATAGACGTTCCCCAGATAGCTCAGGAGTGTGATCACACCCTTCATGGAAAGGTGAACACTAGCGCAGATTTACTTCTAGAGATATGTCAACATCCAAGGCCTTGAGGTAtcatcttgaattttttttttttacgacctCAGCAACCTCGACAGCAGTGTTGCACATGTCTCCTTTTGTCTCTTTCCTCTATAACGCTGGAATTGAAAACATCATCATCAGAATTCCAAAATACTTTAAATGACATCcagcgttttattttttaacaaatttcCACTAAGGCCAGGAGATAAGTGTCTTTCCTTATAAATGTTGCCATGTATAAATTGTACGGCGAGAATGTCTTTTTGAGTGTGAAACATCTCATTTGTCTTAATATCGAATGCTTGCTATGAAGACACGCTAATGACGGTAATGCATCATCTGGATTGAAAAAGGAacatccattttaaaaaaggggGATGCCtttctgtgaaaaaaaaaaacacattcgcCATTGattaaagacattttcaacTCTTCCCGATTGACCcatttgctttaaaaagtgaaatggTTGCATACATCATGCCGCCGCGCCGTGTGTGTAATCACTCATTATTAAgtcatgttttgaaaatgactaTTGATTTTATCCCACAGCAAGATCAAGCTCCCGAGGGACACCAGAAAATATGCGCATGTTATGTTCCCCTTCGGGACTTTCCCTGTAGACAAtcagtggctttttttttttgttgatgaaTTCAATCGGCTGTGCTCTGATCCTCCCGTGCGCTTTCCCCGAGTGAACTCCGTgagagtttttattttcttatatttGCGGATCTTCACAGTAGACACTTGCTTCTCTGGAATGAATGGATTTGTCTGAATGGTTGAGGAATGAATACGAGTGGAAGAGCAGACGTCTcgtgtatcttttttttttttttttttcgaattGTCTGAAAGAAGCTCTTGACCTTTTGACCTCATTTGTAGGATTTCAATTTGCAGGGCCGCATTTCACAGCTATTAGACGACAACCCGGTTATTAAATGCTAGCATTACGCTACATAGCACAATTCTTTCTATGCGCTAATTTAAGTCTATTAATTCCGTGgaatgaaacacacacacaccaacacaggACTGTATCTGTGTGATCGTTTCTATTATCTAGGTCTCCCTCCTGGCTGCACATCAAACATGGATGAGCTCCTACCATAAAAGGCTCCATTTTCCTTTGATTTATACAAGGAATCAAAATCAGAAAGGTGAAAAGTCcaaatcatgcattttttatGAACTTGCTGACACCAAAGGCAACATGGAAGAAATTTGGgtgcaaatttgaaaatagatCCATGAAAGCAATTTCACAACCAAGTTGGATCTTTCCTTGAGACCTTGAGAGTGGTCTTTGCTTATTCCAGATTGGGAAAGAGAAATGGATATAGGTTGAATATGTGTgtacgtgtttgtgtgtacaaCGGCATCAATTAAATCGATTGCAATGAGAACAGCTTGGTTTCCATTACCGATTTAATTATCCTCCATCAAACAAACATGATAGGACCTTGAGATCACTGGAgactttcattcattcacacgCACGGATAAGCACAAACCGTCCAcgaaaaaaatttgttttttgctctCATGGCATTTCAAAGATATCgttaatattcataaaacgaAAGCATCTCCATGCAGTTGTAACTAATCCATATGAACTAAGattttaattagttttttttaaaagactatTTGAGGGCGGCAAAATGAATAATGGAATAGACAAGGCCAGAGGTCAGCAAggtttttttgaaaatgagaatgacaTCTTTGATAGTGACCTGCACCTTTGAAATAATGCATTGCTGAAAATTATATTATCATTAATAATCAATGATATTCACTTATGTTAATAGATTCTTggaataattataaaaaaaggggaaagatCAACCTGGTATTATTTCTCTGACATTCTCTCTGGGTCGAAATCTGCAAAcaaattttaaacattttaatttggggATATTTCCTCCCCTTTATCTACTCTCTGAATCTACCTGATCCAAATAAGTCATTAAGTGCATctcattgaaaagaaaaaaaaaccaccagACTAAAAATAAAGCTGTCAAAATTCCAAAGCAGACAAGCAGCTGCTTGGCTGCGGTGGAAGTACGAGACAGACAGCTGTAAGACGTGTCTGCCGGTGTCTGCGTCTAATTAGGCTACAGATTCCGAgctctcgctcgctccctcTCCGGCGTGATTACGTAACGGCCTCTGCGGTGAGGGCGTGCAAACCCGTACAGTGTGcacataaaagtacatttgtaAGTTTGACCTAGAATCATTCAACAGTCTCACACGGCTTCATTATATTACCCAGATTcccttttgtgtttatttttcttctcccctATTGCTCATTCCTTCTCATCATTTTCCTTGTCACACATTCACCCTAACATCACCCTCCTTGTCACTTGGAAAGTGCAAAAAGTCAGCTGCTCTAATAATCTCAGCTTTCATAACTTGCTTTTAATTATCTTGTTATCTTTAAGGCCACATATTGTActtcccatcaatttgttCCAACGCCACGAAATGAAAGGCTCATCTGGAGAATAATAGCTTTGCATGGTTTAGCATACACCAGATGCATGGTGGAGATAATATCAGCGTGCTTGTTAGAATATGCAACTTAAGGGGACGGGAAATTAAGATGTTCTGGAGACTTGACAGGACTGAAATGACGACTGttaattcatttttacatttaaaaaaaaaaaaatgctcatcaAGTTTCCAATCAAAAAGTGGAATTTTTTTCCGTCCACATGcggaaaaaatatttccttcAGAACTGCAGATAAGGATGGCACGACTGGAGAATTATCACTTCCTCCACAACAGAACCACTGCAGCATTTCGCTAGCTCCTTCACTCTTCACTTTTTTCCCGCCTCATCACCTCTCATTCTCTCCCCACCTCCTCTAGCGTTCTCTCATCTTCCCCCCTTCTGCactccccccccacctcacTTCACCTCCTCCCCACATGTCTGTCTGTTGGAAACTGGAGCAACATCTTAATCGAGGCTCACAGACGTGACGGGAATTTCTTAGCAACCTCGGCTCTGCAGCAGAGGAACACACGTTTGTGcatacacacgtacacacattcCTTGGCAGCCAATTAGCAGCCTGCGATCCGATGCCAACCCAATGACTGCATGTTGATGTGCTGgcggcagtgtgtgtgtgtgatgatgcCCATCACAAGCACAAAGCTAGATAGGAGGCTATCTCTTTAATTTTGGGGTAAAGATTgtgattcattttaaaaaaaaaaacagctccaTTAGGGACAGATTGAGACAAGAAGAAGGAAGTGGGAGTTTGCATCCTGAGATTCTCGTCGTCCTGGTTCCTTCAGTGCATCCGCATGTTTTTGCCCACAAGCAGCATTAGGAGAACAATGAAGATGATTTACATGGAGCAGATCCTtgctttctcctcctcttccccccCCTCATCCGTCCTCTATTTTTGCTACCTATCATTCTACCCCTGCTACTTTTCTATTCTGCCTCCACTTTGGGGAGTTCATCCAAAGGTGAAAgcaactaaaagaaaaaaaaatcacatattcTCTTTGTATGTCAAAAATATTGACACCGGCCTCGGCACAGTATCAACAGTGATGTGATGtttcatcatctttttttcttttttgaggcGGAATATGTTGAAATCTGCCTTCTCGGTTGTTTTTGCCCTACTTGGTCCTTCATACTGACGCACTGGCAGATGAGAGGTTTAAAAAGTGAATTAAAGTGCAAATATTACCACGAAGATGTCACTGGAATGATTCTGGaaacaatttgtatttataaaaaatacatgcataaCGAAATAAGCCAATAAGACAATTCTCATTGTTGATTTGTAGCATCGTCAGTccataatgaaaaaaatatatatattctcaATGACTACTCTAAATTGAAGTTACCAGGtcattctctctcttttaatCTTGATTCTTAAATTAACTTGACCTCTAGCAGAGTAGTGTCGCCCTATCATGATTATAATCATTGTGCGAGACCGCCACCTTGTGGGAGCACATGGATATGACAGGCTTTAAAAACCACCATGGAGTTTGTCTGGGAGTGAGGCTGAATTAGCTAGAGTTAGTTTTTGGATGCTCAACATTCAATAAGGATGATCTTCATAAATTTGTAACTGCAAatagaaatgcaaaaaaaaaaacagcaggattttttttcatgcatgcTTAGTGAGTTCCTCAACACATACTTGCAAataactgtttttatttattttgataagCACCCTTCAGGTGGCTCAAATGTCTTCCAGGACATCTTCTTCCATTGCTGATTTGCTGGCAGGCAGCTCCTCTAGGGACATGCCAGTTTCCAAATAATGAGTCTGGTCACATGACCGCACTCAGGCTCTTCCGGGATCTTGTGTGGAAGTGTTCTTATCACTACTCCAAGTAGACTCCTGGTAAACCCCTCATAGATAATTCCAGGAGAGCCGCAGGCTTAACCTTTGAAGTCACTGGACTAAAAACAGACTGAAATTCATCGGTCTGCACATTTTCCCGACCACTTAGCTTGTTAAAGTGTCACAGTGAAGCTGGGGTCTAGCCCATCTGATTAAGGGTGACACCCTGGACTGATTACCTGTCAGTCACAGGGTCGACACATAGAGACAGTCAGCCATTCACACCTGTGTTCAAAAATTTGAGACTGAAACctgaaatgaagcttcaaatgtgcttcatgaaccagttgtatattttttttgggggggtggatGGCACTGTTTTAAATGAAGAAGCTAAGTATAGGTCAAGTCAGTAATGTTGAACAgacagtgccatctagaggagtcaaataaacacaactggttcatgaagcacatttgaagcttCGTTTTCCCCATCATTAGCAGATAAGCATAAGAAATATCATTCAgatcaatttattttcatggaGTCATTAACACAGGTGAAGCTAAGTAAATTAAACCACACAATATAGCACAAAGATATGAAATTTCTCAGGACATTGTGAAATGATCATTAGTGTCACATTTTTTGCTTCCATTGATGTGAAAGCTGATCATGTAATATTTCACTACAAGTACCAAAAGTCAGTCAGTTTAAGACGGAATGAAACGTCAACATCGACTCTTCAGATTCTGCAACTTGTGCCATAATGTCAACATCTCCTTCGGATTCCGCCTGTGAACAAGCAGCACAGATTTATACGCGCAGGGATTCTCCCTGTCTGTCTCCGGGAggtcaaatgttaaaaaaccCGGGTGATGACTTGGAGACAGCCCGagtttttccatgcacatcCCCAGGTAGACATCATCGATTGGGAAAAGGCAAACCCTGCGGGACACCGCTTTTAATCGTAACGCAAGTGAGCGAGAGTACACCaccccgcctcctccggcATACGTCGGGTAGGCTCCTTTGTAGAAACTTTCCGGGATGTAGTATTTCGTCGATGGATCCCGGTTTGGCGCTGCGTTATGAATGACATCCCCCACAAACAAATCCATGCGTGTTTCATTTGCGAGACGCCGTTTGTGATCCTCCCACTGCTGATTTAAGTAATCGAGAAGGGCACCGGTTCGGACAAAGACGTCATCGTCCCCCTTGAAGATGAACACAGCGGTGGGGCAGTATTTCTGGAGCCACTTCCAAAACAGCAAGTCCTTCAGGGTCAGGTTGAAGAAAGAATCCCGAAAATCCCATTGGAGGATGTCAGCGTATTTTCGATTCTCTAGGTCCAGGAAGTTTTTCAAATCCGGGTGAGGTCCTGTACTGGAGTCCTGCCTGCCGAGCAGAAACACAGTCTGCACAAATCCACCTTTCTTCTTGAACTCCCCCGTCACAAAAccactgcgcccccaggtttcACGGATGGCTTGCCTGTTTTCAAAGTTCCCCACTTGAGATTTGATTGCTATGAGAAGCATTGGATAACGAAGAGCTGATTTGGTCCTGTTCCTTTTGCACATGGTGGGTTGATTGATGAGGATCGGGTAACTCCTGCAATGCATCGACTTGACAAACGTTCTCAATTGTGCCGGTATTTTGTCGACATCATACAGATGTGAGTCTGAACACTTGCGTGACGCACAAGCAGAAAAGCATTCATCCTGAGATGAATCTTTTGCTCTGGACTCCTTCGATGTACGAGTCGCATTTCCTCGAAGTATCGGATTGTAGTGACGATCCAAGGAGTGCTGCAACCGATTCCATAGTGCGCTGTGCTCAAGATGAAGCTTCCAGAAGGGGCTGAGTGGATAAGAGGCCAAGGCCCCGGAATT
Protein-coding sequences here:
- the LOC119131296 gene encoding N-acetyllactosaminide beta-1,3-N-acetylglucosaminyltransferase 2 codes for the protein MGKCCKCNGRLLCMCLLPCMMTGHLLIYILVTIFVTISYTPPKITVHYIAPGISANSGALASYPLSPFWKLHLEHSALWNRLQHSLDRHYNPILRGNATRTSKESRAKDSSQDECFSACASRKCSDSHLYDVDKIPAQLRTFVKSMHCRSYPILINQPTMCKRNRTKSALRYPMLLIAIKSQVGNFENRQAIRETWGRSGFVTGEFKKKGGFVQTVFLLGRQDSSTGPHPDLKNFLDLENRKYADILQWDFRDSFFNLTLKDLLFWKWLQKYCPTAVFIFKGDDDVFVRTGALLDYLNQQWEDHKRRLANETRMDLFVGDVIHNAAPNRDPSTKYYIPESFYKGAYPTYAGGGGVVYSRSLALRLKAVSRRVCLFPIDDVYLGMCMEKLGLSPSHHPGFLTFDLPETDRENPCAYKSVLLVHRRNPKEMLTLWHKLQNLKSRC